Sequence from the Longimicrobium sp. genome:
ACGCCGGGGGCTTCCTGGCCAAAGGGATCCTCCCAGTGCCAGGGGCGCAGCGCCTCGGCGGCGACGCCGAAGCGGACGGCGAGGCGCGCGTCCAGCTCGTCGCGGAAGCGGCGAAAGGGGGCGTCGGTGCGGTCGCGGAACTCGTCCAGGATGGCGAAGAGCCGCTCCTCGTCCAGCTCCTGCAGGCGCAGCTCCATCACGTAGTAGTCGGGAAAGCCGAGCGAGCGGGCCGCGGCGTTCCTGCGCCGCACCAGCTCGCGCAGCGGCTCGGCCACCTCGCGGCCGATCTGCTTGCTCGCCTCCCACGCCTCGCGCCGGGTGGCCACGTCGCGCTCGTCGCGCAGGACGTCCAGGAGCTGGTTGTTGGTGGCGCGCTCGCCGGCGAACGTGGCGCGGAACTCGGTGAAGGTCTGCTCCAGCTCCGTGGCGCGCCGCACCAGGTCCTCGATGGTCTCGGGCGGCAGCTGGTTGCCCGTGTACTCGTTGTCCAGCAGCACCAGCTGGCGGCGGAGCAGGGGATCGCGTACGTCGTCGCTGGCCAGCCAGGTGCGCACCAGGCGCGCGTGGGTCGCGTCCGCGTACACCGTCTTGTACGCGGCGCGGGCGCGGGCGGAGCGCTCGTGCGCCTGCGGATCGGCGCCGGTGGCGGCATCCCACGCCGCCAGGTTCGACTCGCGCATCAGCGGCGCGATGCGCTCCACGTGCCCGTCGACGAAGGCGCGGACCTCCGCCTCCGCCGTCGTCTCGCCCGGCAGGGTCACCGGAGCTCCTCATAGAGCGCGGCGATCGCCTCCGCGCCCACGTGGAAGTTCTCCACCGACATCCACTCGTTGGGCGCGTGCGCGTTCTCGCCCGGCAGCCCGAAGCCGATCAGCACCACCGGCGCGTTCAGCGTCTGCTGGAACGACTGCACGATGGGGATGGAGCCGCCCTCGCGGATCATCACCGGGTCCTTGCCGTAGGCACGGGCCAGGGCGCGCTTGGCCGCGTCGAACACCTTCCCCTCCGGCTCCGCGAACCAAGGCTGCCCGCCGTGCAGCGCCTCCACCTCCACCGTGACCCCTTCCGGCGCCAGCGACTTGACGTGTTCGATGAAGATGCGCTCTATCTCCTTGTAGTCCTGGTCCGGCACCAGGCGCATGGAGACCTTGGCCATGGCGCGCGCGGGGAGCACCGTCTTGGCGCCCTCGCCGGTGTAGCCGGAGAGGAGGCCGTTGACGTCCAGCGTGGGCCGCGCCCAGATGCGCTCCACCGACCCGTACCCCGCCTCGCCGCCCAGCGCCGGCGCGCCGACCTCCTCGCGAAGACCTTCTTCTGCAAAGGGCAGCGCGGCGATGGCGGCGCGCTGCTCCGCCGTCAGCTCGCGCACGCGGTCGTAAAAGCCGGGGATGGTGATGCGCCCCTGCTCGTCGTGGAGCTGCGCGAGGATGCGGGCGAGCGCCAGCGCCGGGTTGACCACCGCGCCGCCGTACGCGCCGGAGTGCAGGTCCACCGACGGGCCCTGCACGCGGACCTCCATGTACGCCAGCCCGCGCAGCCCCACCGTGATCGACGGCAGGCCGGGCGCGAACATGGTGGTGTCCGAGATCATCACCGCGTCGCATCGCAGCCGCTCCACGTGCTCCTTGAGGAAGGCGCCCAAGTTCGGCGAGCCGACCTCCTCCTCGCCCTCCACCAGGAAGACGACGTTGACCGGCAGCGAGCCGTTCTCCGCCAGGTGCGCCTCCACGGCCTTGAGGTGGAGGTACACCTGCCCCTTGTCGTCCACCGAGCCGCGCGCGTAGATGCGCCCGTCCGTCACCACCGGCTCGAACGGGGGCGACTTCCACTCGTCGAGCGGCTCGGGGGGCTGCACGTCGTAGTGGCCGTAGACCAGCAGCGTGGGGGCCCCCTCGGCCCCGCGCCACTCGCCCACTACCACGGGATTGCCGGCGGTGGCGACGACGTCCACCGTCTGCAGCCCGACCTCGCGCATGCGGCCGGCGAGCCACTCGGCGGCGCGGGCGGTGTCTTCGCGGTGCTCGGACTTGGCGCTTATGCTGGGGATACGGAGCCAATCGATCAGCTCTTCGAGGCTGCGCTCGCGGTTGCGCTGCAGGTAGTCGGAAACGGCCATCGTCGGTGCGCTCGGCTGCGGTTCGGGTTGCTCCCTCGGGCGGAGGCGCCCGCGGACGGCGAATATAGTGCCCGCGCGCTGCTTCGCCACCGGCACCCGGCGGGCGCGTGGCTTGCACGGCGGGCACCCTTCCCAATCACCGGAGGTGCGCGATGGCGGCAGGCCCCGATCCCAACCGCTTCACCGAACGAGACCCCCAGGCCACCAACGGCGGCGTGGGCGACCCCAAGACCTCGCGCCTGGGCCTCTCCAGCACCGCGAGCGCCATCATCGCCCTCATCATCCTGGCGCTCGTCGCGGCGGTCCTGATCTTCTGAAAGAACAGCAATCTCACACAGAGACACAGAGCCACAGAGAGAGAGAAGATCAGGAGCACCCGAATAGAACCAGTTTCGGGTGCTCCTTGTTCCTCTGCAGTTCTTCCTCTGTGTCTCTGTGTCTCTGTGTGAGCCCTGTTGTTCAGGTGCTGATCTCGCTCAGTCGCAGGCGAATCTGGAGCCGCTGTGCCGCGCCATCGGGGCCGGGGCGGAGCACGGTGAGGGTCGCGGTCGTGCCCGCCTGCTGCGCGCGGAGGAAGCGGCGCAGGTCCCCGGAGGAGTTGATCGGCTGGCCGTTGATCTGGGTGATGATGTCCGCCACCTGGAGCCCGGCCGCGGCCGCGGGAGTGCCGCGCCCCACGTCGCGCAGGATGATGCCGCGCTGCACCGGGAAGCCGAACTGCGCCGCCATCTCCGGCGTGATGTCCGCCGGCACCACGCCGATGTACGCGCGCCGCACCCGCCCCGTCGCCACGATCTGGCGGGCGATCTCGTTGGCCAGGTTGATGGGGATGGCGAAGCCGAGCCCGCTCGCCGCGCCGCCGCTGGTGGGGTCGCGCAGCACCACCGTGTTGATGCCGATCACCTGGCCGCGCGAATCGAGCAGCGGCCCGCCCGAGTTGCCCGGATTGATGGCCGCGTCCGTCTGGATCAGCGGCTCGAACTGCTCGTCGATGCTGCGGTTGATGGCCGACACCACCCCCGTCGTCACCGTTCGCTCCAGCCCGAACGGGTTGCCGATGGCGATGGCCGTCTGCCCGACCGCCAGCCGGTCCGAGTCGCCGAGCGGGGCGCTGGGGAAGTTGGAGCCGGGGATCTGCACGACCGCGACGTCCACGCTGGGGTCGCGCCCGCGCACCGTCCCCAGCAGCATCTGCCCATTCTGCAGCCCCACCCGCACCGTGCGGCTGTTGCCAACGACGTGGGCGTTGGTGATGATCGTCCCGTTGCGGTTGACGATCACCCCCGAGCCCGATCCGCCCTCTGTCGCGATGCTGACCACCGCGGGCGTCGCCTGCCGTGCCACGCGGACCGCGATGTTGTCCTCCTGCTGCGGGGGAAGCGCGGCGATGGTCTGCTGCGGCTGCGCATCCAGGAACCCGCTCGGCGCGCCGCGGCTGACCATCCCCTGTCCCACCCCAATCCCCACGCCCACCGCGAGCGCGGCGGCGGTCACTTTGATGATGCCGGTCACTTGCCCCTCTTTTCCGGTCCGGGTGAAGGAAGATCGAACCTCTTTCGTCGCTGCATCTTCCGTGCACCCGAACGGGCCGCCGTGCCTCAGGCGGAGCCGTCTTCCTCCTCCGGCTCCACGTCCAGCGGCACGCCCTCGGTCACGCCGGGCACGTCCACGCGCAGGCCGCGCTTCACCCCCACGATGAACAGGAAGAGGCCCGCCGCGCCGATCATCATGTTGGTCTTGGAGACACGTTTCCGCGGCTCGTCCTTTTTGTCCTTCGCGGCCATTGGGGCGCCTCCGGCAGGGCAGGGGATTGAGAAGTCGATCACGGGGGCACGGGCGTGCAAAATCCCCGCCCGGCACGTAGCTTCCGGAAACGTCGTCAACGATCCACACGCACACGAACCCGCATGCTCCGCTCGCTGCGCATCCTGGCCATCGCCGCGCTCGCCCCCGCCAGCGCCGCCGGGCAGGGAACCTCGCCCATCCGCCCCGTCGCCACCTACTCGATCGTGGCGCGCGACTCCGCCACGGGGGAGATCGGGGTGGCGGTGCAGTCGCACTGGTTCTCGGTGGGCACCGCGGTGCCGTGGGCCGAGGCGGGCGTGGGCGCCGTGGCCACCCAGTCGTTCACGGAGCCTTCGTACGGCCCGCTGGGCCTGGAGCTGATGCGGATGGGCCGCAGCGCCCCGGAGGCCCTGCGCGCCCTGGTATCCACCGACGCGGACTCCGCCGTGCGGCAGGTGGCGATGGTGGATGCCCGCGGGCGGGTGGCCGGCTACACCGGGAAGCGCAACATCGTGGCGGCCGGCAACGTGAGCGGCGCGCAGTATTCGGTGCAGGCCAACCTGATGGACCGCGCCACGGTGCCGCAGGCGATGGCACGTGCCTTCGAGAGCGCCCGCGGCGACCTGGCCGACCGGCTGATGCAGGCGCTGGAGGCCGCGCAGCGCGAGGGCGGCGACATCCGCGGGCGCCAGTCGGCAGCGATGATCGTGGTGGGCCCCACCAATACGGGCCGCCCCTGGAACGACCGCATCGTGGACCTGCGCGTGGAGGACAACCCGGAGCCGCTCGTGGAGCTGCGCCGCCTGCTGACCCTCTCCCGCGTCTACCGCAAGCTCAACGAGGGCGACGCGGCCGTCACGCGCAACGACATGGCGGCCGCCGCTGCTGCCTACGGCGCCGCCACCAGCATCCTCCCCGACGCGGCCACCAACGGCGAGGCCGTCTTCTGGACCGGGATCGCCTACGCGAGCGCGGGCCGGGTGGACGATGCGCTCCCCTACCTGCGCCGCGCGCACGCCGTGCATCCGCGCTGGGCGGAGCTGGTGCGCCGCCTTCCGGCCGCGGGGCTCCTCCCCAACGATCCGGCGCTGGTGGAGCGCCTGGTCACCGGGATGGCGGCGCGCCGCTGACGTGACCGGCCCGCTCGCACGCCGCGTCGTCACCCACCTCCCGCTCGCGCGGCTGTGGGACGAGCACGCCTTCCTCCCGCACGCCCGCGCCCGCACGCTCTACGAAGACGACGCGGCGGAGCAGCTCGGCCACGCCCGCCTCGCCGTCGCCGAGCTGGGCGAGGCGCTGCGGTGGCTCCCCGCGGGCCAGGCGCGCGCCTTCTGGTCCCACGAAGCCGCCCCCCGCCTCATCCCGCCCGGCACCCCCCTCCTCGCGGGCGCGGACTACGGCTACACCGCCTCCCTCTGGCTCGCCGAGGACACCCGCCCCGTCCTTCTCCTCGAAGTGCGCGGCGAGGACGGCTAAACCGCATCTCACGCGGAGACGCGGAGACGCGGGGAGAGCACTCGAAGTTCTCTCTGCGTCTCCGCGTCTCCGCGTGAGGCATGCTGTTGTTTTCTTTTCTTCGCTTACAGCACGCCGCGCCCGTTGCCGACGCCGTCACCGGCCGCGACCGGGAGCTCCGAGCCGTCGCCCAGCATGCCGCTGCGGCCCACGAGCTGCGCGGCGAGCACCGTCTGGATCACGCCGGTGATGTTGTTGGTGGTCGCCTCCGGCGCGCCGGTCTCGGACCCGCTCGCGATCGTCACCAGGCGCGCCTTGCCCAGCGCGTCCGCGATCGACGGCGCGATCTGCGGGAGCATCTCGATCTGGCGGTAGCGGAAGTAGCTCTCGCCGCCGCGCTGGATCGCCTCGTTCACCTTGCGGATGCTCTCCGCCGTCGCCTCGGCCACGGTGCTGATGCGGATGGCCTCCGCCTCGGCCGTGGCGAGCGCCTGGATCTTGACCCGCTCGGCGTCCGCGCGCGCCTGGGCGAGCTGCGTCGCCTCGAGCTCGGCGATGCGCTGGTGCCCGAGCGCTTCCTGGCGCGCCACCTCGGCCTGCGCGATCAGCGCCGCGTTGGCCGCGCGCGTCTGCTCCAGCTCGCGCTGCTTGTTGCTGATCTCGCGCTCCGCCTCCAGCTCCGCCTCCTTGGAGCGGCGGGACTGCTGCGCGCTCACGATGTCCGCGTTGGCCTGCGCCTCGGCGGCGGACATCCGGCGCCGCGCCTCGGCCACCTCGCTCTGCACCACCTTGATGTTCAGCGAGTTGAACGCCAGCCCCAGGTCCGTGAGCTCGCGCGAGCACGCCTTGCGGATGATGATGGCGAGCGGATCGTCGTCGTCCTCCGCCGCGTCCACCGCGCGCGACACGGGAAGCTCGATCGGCGTGTGCTCCACCAGCTCCATCCCCGGCGTGCGGATTCCCGCCGGAAGGCGCGGCGCCGTCTTGGCCGAGAAGAGCTGGTCGTGCGTCAGCAGGTTGATGGCGCGCCGCCCCGAGCTGCTGAGGAGGTCGATCAGGATGTTGAGCTGCTCCGCCTCGGGCTTGGAGAAGAAGCGGTTCGCCGCCGTCTTGATCATCGTGTCCGTGTCGCCCACCGACACGATGGCGCTCGCCAGAACCTGCACCTTGATGGGCTGCGGCGTGCCGGTCTGGTCCAGGTCCGCCGTCTGGTCCGTGATGTCCAGGTCGACGTTGATCGCCTTGCTGGAAAGCGTGGTGCCCGTGGTGAAGAGCGGGATCTCCCACGACTTGCCGGGGCCGCGGTAGATGGCCGTGCGCCCGTTCAGCCAGCTCACCATGCGGATGGTGCCCGCCCCCACGCTGCGCAGGAACGAGTTGACGATCAGCGGAATGACAATCAGAACGCCGATCAGGATGACCGCGATTCCTGCAAGGTTCATCGTCCTAGCTCTCCTCTAATGATTTCACGCCGGCCGGATGGTCCGGCGCGGCCCTCGACACGACGCAGCGGTTCCGCGCGCCGTCCACCTCCTCCACCAGCAGCCGGTCGCCCGCGCGCACCCGCAGCCCCTTGTCCACGTCCGCGGGGCGAAGGGTGGCGAGCACCTGCAGCACCTGCCCGTCCACTTCCAGGGCGATCAACCCGCTGCCGCTCTCGTCGAACCTCGTCACCGCCGTTCCTGTGTCGAACAGCGCGCTCTCCAGCGTCAGCGCGGGCACGGACGCGAAGCGGAAGAAGAAGTTCCACACCGGCCTCACCGCCACCAGCTCGAAGGCGATCCCTCCCAGCAGCGCGAGCAGCAGAAGCAGCACCCCGCCCAGGTACGGCTCCCCCGCGAGCCCCGTGGCGCCCAGCCCCACCAGCACGCTGAACAGCACGCGCGGCGACAGGATCTGCCACGCCCACGCGTGCCCGCCCTGGCCGGTGTCGTGGTTGGCGTGGTTGCCGTGGTGCCCCGCGACGTCGTGGCCGCCGTGGTGCCCCGCCACGTGGTGCCCGCCGTGATGGCCGCCCAGGTCATGCCCCGCGTGGCCGCCGTGCCCGTGCCCCAGGTGGCCGCCGTGCCCGTGGCCGCCGCCGTGCGACACGTCGTGGCCGCCGTGCCCATGTCCGTGGCTCAGGCCGGACGCGGCCATGGCCAGGAGGCCCAGCGCTCCAAGGATCAGCGAAAAGAGGTAGAAGCTCATGCTCGGGGTGCGGTGCGGCCGCGCGATGCGTGCGGCCGACGACATGTACGGGGGAGGGAGACTTCC
This genomic interval carries:
- a CDS encoding DUF1028 domain-containing protein, which produces MLRSLRILAIAALAPASAAGQGTSPIRPVATYSIVARDSATGEIGVAVQSHWFSVGTAVPWAEAGVGAVATQSFTEPSYGPLGLELMRMGRSAPEALRALVSTDADSAVRQVAMVDARGRVAGYTGKRNIVAAGNVSGAQYSVQANLMDRATVPQAMARAFESARGDLADRLMQALEAAQREGGDIRGRQSAAMIVVGPTNTGRPWNDRIVDLRVEDNPEPLVELRRLLTLSRVYRKLNEGDAAVTRNDMAAAAAAYGAATSILPDAATNGEAVFWTGIAYASAGRVDDALPYLRRAHAVHPRWAELVRRLPAAGLLPNDPALVERLVTGMAARR
- a CDS encoding dipeptidase: MAVSDYLQRNRERSLEELIDWLRIPSISAKSEHREDTARAAEWLAGRMREVGLQTVDVVATAGNPVVVGEWRGAEGAPTLLVYGHYDVQPPEPLDEWKSPPFEPVVTDGRIYARGSVDDKGQVYLHLKAVEAHLAENGSLPVNVVFLVEGEEEVGSPNLGAFLKEHVERLRCDAVMISDTTMFAPGLPSITVGLRGLAYMEVRVQGPSVDLHSGAYGGAVVNPALALARILAQLHDEQGRITIPGFYDRVRELTAEQRAAIAALPFAEEGLREEVGAPALGGEAGYGSVERIWARPTLDVNGLLSGYTGEGAKTVLPARAMAKVSMRLVPDQDYKEIERIFIEHVKSLAPEGVTVEVEALHGGQPWFAEPEGKVFDAAKRALARAYGKDPVMIREGGSIPIVQSFQQTLNAPVVLIGFGLPGENAHAPNEWMSVENFHVGAEAIAALYEELR
- a CDS encoding M2 family metallopeptidase, producing MTLPGETTAEAEVRAFVDGHVERIAPLMRESNLAAWDAATGADPQAHERSARARAAYKTVYADATHARLVRTWLASDDVRDPLLRRQLVLLDNEYTGNQLPPETIEDLVRRATELEQTFTEFRATFAGERATNNQLLDVLRDERDVATRREAWEASKQIGREVAEPLRELVRRRNAAARSLGFPDYYVMELRLQELDEERLFAILDEFRDRTDAPFRRFRDELDARLAVRFGVAAEALRPWHWEDPFGQEAPGVGTVELDDVFRDHDSVRIAADFFRGIGLPADDVLARSDLYEREGKDQHAFCIDVDREGDVRIL
- a CDS encoding trypsin-like peptidase domain-containing protein; translated protein: MTGIIKVTAAALAVGVGIGVGQGMVSRGAPSGFLDAQPQQTIAALPPQQEDNIAVRVARQATPAVVSIATEGGSGSGVIVNRNGTIITNAHVVGNSRTVRVGLQNGQMLLGTVRGRDPSVDVAVVQIPGSNFPSAPLGDSDRLAVGQTAIAIGNPFGLERTVTTGVVSAINRSIDEQFEPLIQTDAAINPGNSGGPLLDSRGQVIGINTVVLRDPTSGGAASGLGFAIPINLANEIARQIVATGRVRRAYIGVVPADITPEMAAQFGFPVQRGIILRDVGRGTPAAAAGLQVADIITQINGQPINSSGDLRRFLRAQQAGTTATLTVLRPGPDGAAQRLQIRLRLSEIST